From Lycium ferocissimum isolate CSIRO_LF1 unplaced genomic scaffold, AGI_CSIRO_Lferr_CH_V1 ctg10030, whole genome shotgun sequence:
ATCTTGGTTTCCTAAggtaacacttattatgggacaaaatTTTTTGGcgaaggtgacacttattatgggacggagagagtataatAGCTTAAGTGTTCAAAGAGCTAGTCACACTATTATCAGATCAAGCAGATGTTCTTGGTTGACAGAACGTATAGTAGAGCCTAATTAGTTTATGATTAGTATTAAATAGTAACATAGCTTATGATTAGTTATATTATTAAGATTGGGAATGTAGAGTCCAATTCCAATCTAAATAGAGAAAGCATAATTATATTATGAAGTCATTGCCTCACATAGAAAGGTAAGAAGAGAAACGAAAAGAGTTGTATTTTTACACTCAATATTGTTTTATAATATTCTTCATGGTATCAAAGCTTTGGTTCTAACCTAAGTTATTCTATATCCTCAACCTTGTTCCACGTTCTTTAATGGTCAATTCAACTTCCTCCACTCTCTCCCTTTCACTAGGATCTCTCCCATCAATTCATAGCTATATGTCTCATAAAATTGAAATTCTCAAACGATCTTGTTGGGAGAACCTAGATAAGACGATTGATGCAGACCCTAAAGATTAGTGATATTATCTTGAAGGAACCGCCATCTATAAATGTGGTAAACGAAAAAAAACTATGAAGAAATCGTCAACCATAAGTTCATAGAATGGGAAGAAAAAGGCATCGTGGTGAGAAGTTGGCTAACTAGAACCATGACTGAACAGTCAATCTTCCTTATTAATGGCTGCACTTCGACCAGGCAAATTCTGAAAAATCTTGAGGATAATTACCTACAAGCTACCAAGGATAAGGAATTTTAATTGAAATAACAAATTCAGAGTATCAAGATGGGATCAAATTTTGTAGATGAATACATAAAGAATTTAAAGGAATTTGTCATAGTCTCACCACTATACGCAAACGCGTTAGACGAAGATAGCAAGGTTGTAGATTTTGCTAAAGGTTCTTGAAACAAATACAAAACCTTGAGGATTGTTATGCTAGGCAAGACTCCATATCCGACCTTCACTCAGCTTGTTAGTGCGAGAGGGTACGATATGAGAGAAAAGAATAGCAAGAAGGATCGTATTTATCAAGCCATGACTTTTCAAGCCGAGAGAACACAAGGTTCATTTACATGGATTCTAGAGCAATCTTGGAGTTGTATCATTGCCATCCAACTTGAGGAGGATGATAGATAGAACATGTAGTAGAGCCTAATTAGCTTAGAACTAATATTTAACTATTGATATAGCTTAGGATTAACTATATTACTAAGATTGAGATTATAGAGTCCAATCTCAATTTAAATAGAGAATGCATAGCTATATAATGAAGTCATTACCTCATGTAGAGAGGTAAAAAGAGAAACATAAAGAGTTATATTGTTACACTCAATATTATTCTATAATCTTCTTCAGTTCTAGGTTCAAATTTTACGCCCacctaatataaaaaatatagctTATAAATCAAGAAAGAGGTTGGAGTATCTTTGTTTAGTGTGTAAGATTATGAATCGTCATTTTATAGCAAATGCATACAAATTTGTACTTAGGAAGAAAACACAAAAGGATTCAATTGATATTTGGAAGCTGCGACCGACCTCTAGCCTCCTAGGGTATTGCCTGCATCATCAGAAATTTCGTGCTACAATGAACCATTTTGTTGTGAAGGATTTATGTCAGAATGTCATTTAACCAACTTATTCTAGTTTATTGGATTTTTGTTAGgtgtgaattgaatatagttcCATATGGTTAAGGACCAGGACAACTTAGTCTGGGAATATGAAATATTTACATTTTGAATTCAAAGCGAAAAACCAAAGATAACAAGCACCTTTATCCAAAATCATAAGCTTGTCCAATTTTATATGCATGGTAAGATGGAGCAACTTCAAGCGAACGGGCAAATGAAAAAGAGGAAGGAGAAAGGAAGAGTGGAACATATATGCAAACTTACTCCTTTCACGTCAATTTTTGTAGCACTATTTGATTGGACAGGAAGTTTaagtaaaaaaaacttttaaaatttatggtctaaaataagtcttAGACATTTATATGACTATAAATCATCTTGTTAAGagttaaaatgaaaattttaaaattaagttatttttaaatataacaaagctaaaaaataaaaataaaagtgtcatAATTTGAGATAAAAGGGGTAACAGAGATGAAATTATTGTAAAGAAGAAAATGGTGCAATACGAAAGAGGTGAGGGAAGGAGAGAAAGACGCGAGGAAGTAAAGGAGATTGGAAGGGAATAAGGGAGAGCCAAACTCTTTTCCTTTCTGCAtatcacttcttttttttttttttttaatagaaaaacaaaagaaaaggaaagtaaaagaaaacgGTTTGATCACAGTTACCTTTTGACTACTGAATCCCATGCATGCAATTGAGTATTTTGTGTCCTTTTCACATGATGATTTATTATGGACGCCCCTTAAAAAGTTACTCCTATTTCATCTTATATGAATCTATTTGAATATGTAGAgttcaaaaagaagaaaaaaagaaaaatatttaacaTTTGTGATCTTAAAATGTCATTATATAGTTGTGTAGTTATAAATTACTAGCATGTAATTAAggataaataataaatttaaggtttaattatttttaaatataaaataatgtcacataatatgaaaaagaattgtACTAATTGAGAGTAAGCGGAAATTCGCAAGCTCTAGATTTATATCACTTGTGGTACCAACTTCAGTAATTTTTACAAGTCATGtgcagtggcggatccaggattttcattcagggtgttcgggaaaaaaaaaaaaaaacttaatatacactgtaattttttgctgagggtgttcaaaagttaatatatgcacataaacacagaaaatttactctatatatatatactgtaattTTTTGTCGAGGACACGTAGATCCGCTCCTGGTCATGTGATCATGCTTTGCCATTAAAACTATAAGAGCATAAAATTTGCAAAGAATaaagagataaagagataaaggAAAAGCCTCTACGCTTCTAGctccttttcttttgttaaaaTAATAGTCAAATAAAGAAGTAAATTACTTTCTTATCCTACCCATATCCCTTTCTTTATTCCTTTTAATATTCTTTCTCGATTGTGAACAAATGAGTATGATATATAATCTtgaaattgaaggtcaaaaagTAGGTAACTTACTCCTTTGATATCAGTTGAAGTGCAGCCCATAATTAATTGTTCCAATTCAGATGCAGACCTTCCTCCTAGTTTATGatgttgttgctgctgctgtTGTTGCTGTTGCTGCCGAAAGATGATACACTCAATTAGAACAAAACTCGAACATAATCATATTTGTGATCATGTATTGTCTGCAACAAACATGGATGTGTAAACGCCTCAATGGAAGAGCTTATTTCTTGTTCCTATTTTTTAGTTATTGACATATAAACTCATCATGTTGCTAATGCAGCTCTACTTccacctctttttttctttcataaggcaCTTATTACCTATCAACATGTCAGTCGTTATCCGtaggatttaacttatatatttttaatttatacttcatcattatttttgtattttaaccTGCTACTATAGCAAGTAATATTAAAagcaaaatcatgatttgaactTTATGGGGTCGATATTGAAATTATATCACATCAATCTAATTAATGGGTtcgaaatctttttttttttataattatatctagtgattttttaaaacatatataAGGTCTAAGCCAAAGTTATTGGGTTAAGATGAACCTAGTCTATTTACTACATCTGCCCCTAAGTAATGTatcttatttttcagattaaCAATCTCACTTTTTGTTAACAGTTACATATAGTTATCTCTATTTTACAAGGTAAGAAATTTAAACTAGACGAATACAAGTACtgacttttctttttcagtgTCCCCACTTCATTATAAAAGgacgaaaaagaaagaagaaagtgatATTCTGTTTCTGAGTTACCTGAAAGTTGTCATTTGGAAGGATTATTGATCTGGGAACATGGAAGGCATCTTCACCGAGAATAAcggatgtgttatggagaggAGGCGGAGTTAAAATGGCTGATATTGGCGGCGTTGGCCTGCTAATGTGGAACGCAGTGGTCGAAACCAGATGATgctgttggtgttggtgttggtgttggtgttggtgcAGCTGAGGATCATGTGGCTCACCCATGTCACGTTCGTCCGCTGCTGCAGCTGCTGCCGGGCCACCTTCCCTTGCAATTGAACCTTCACCTACTACAATGCCTGCCTGcaaaattttgttattttggtgttatcttttttattttaagtttcaATCTTACTGGTAGATTGAAAtgcttttttctctttttaatagCTCAAcgacaaaaataaaatattgacaGTTATTATCAAGCAAGTGTAGTACTATAATTTTTATTTGCTACTTATTTAAGCAATGTGTATCAGCGTATGTAGAAACTGAAAAACAACGTTTATTTGGTTGTGTCTTGTTTTCTTCTTGTCTAGCATGAATTTGACGTTTCACGAAGCTAAATAGTTGAGTCTTAGGACCAAATACTATTAATTGCTCACCTACGTATCACGTGATGAAATAGCgggcattaaaaaaaaaaatcaaaacaaaatgtaaaaaaaacTACGCAAGAATATCAACAGTTTCGTTTAAATGCATCCAAAGAGTAGGCAGAAATacactactccctccgttttaatttatgtgaacctttttGGAGTACAACGGTCAAACTTCATAACTTTGAACCCtaaattttgacatagatttttcaagtttgtaaaatttatatatttagaaactacattaaaagtactataagtcatggtaatttataattaaaataatttagaaaaaatgtaagGAAAGCATGGTCAAAGAACCACCTCGTAAACTCTCCAAATAGTAAAgggtttacataaattgaaacagaaggaGTATATCCTTTCTAATGGATGAGAAGTATACAGTGGAAGAATTGATTAATGTAGAAAAGGgagatggagaaaaaagaaagaattgaataCCTCATGATCAAAGGTTTTCCTAAATGGGAGAAAGCTAAAATGTTCAGGtttgaattgttgaatattaTCCATAGTAGTATAAGTTGACATAGCAGCACAAACAGCAGCAGACAATTCATCCCTATGAGAAGAAGGGatattagtattattgatgtCCTTTGATGAAGAACAACTCCCGCTCCCACTATCCCTTCTGCTATTAACATTATCACTGTTTGCTTGATCTCCACCTCCAGCACTGCTAGTAGTGTTACTCCAATTACATTGCCTTGGTTGTGTCTGATAGAATATCTTTGACACCACAAGttcaccttctttctcttcttcatgtTGTCCCAAATGGTATTGATGCATTACCCAGTTTGTCTTCTCCGGTTTCCGGTTCTTCCCAAAGTTTGTGTAGAGAACTAGAATTTTCTTGCACCCTCTTTGCTTCCCATTCACCATTACTGGCCTAGTCTTGCCTGTCTTGTGCCAACGGGTTTCACCCCCAGCTTGCAAGTCTTGGCATTCTGTTtggattttccttctttttcttgttcctgTTGTGTATGCTTTTGATGGTCTGTGGAAGAAATGCCTACTTAGCCCATCCCTTGTAACACCTAAACAAGGCAAAGCAGTTGGTAAAAATCATTGTTAGGTAGGACAAACTCAAAAGTTTTCTTCCAGGATTTAACTTAACATATATTACATGTTATGGCATTATTTTTCGGGTTACTAATTCTAATTATTATAAGCAGTTACCTATAGTTATCATTGAAGTAacttgatagtgtaaaaaaaatcatatactgtcaacatataaaagttaaactctTTCTTGAATGTCAGTGAGGAAAAACATGACAAGgagaataaagaaaaccctaaaacaCATGCAGTTTAAATTTCTTTCTCCCTTGCAAACAAGAAAGATGCGAAGTAAAACCTACCTCCTTGAATTATGGTACAAGAAATTGCCCATATTTCTTGTGTTTGTAGGTAGGGGAGATAAATAGTTGATCAATACCTGGAAGTTTCTCAGGATGTGTATAGCAAATCCCATCTTCTCCTTCAATAGTAGGAATGAACTCATCAATCAAAGGGTGAGATTTTGATTCTTTAGACACTACTTTTGCTTCAAGGTGTTCTATCAATTCTTGATCTGTTGGGTCAAACTTCACTCCTGCTGGTAGACCTACCCAGtcctgccaaaaaaaaaaaaaaaaaaaactactataTTAGCCAAATCATGGTATTAATTAAAATCCAAAATACTCTTCACAAACATAAAAGGAAAAACCGCAGAATTAAAATTACAAGAAGACACCCTTTTCGAAATGACAATATTAAGTACTCCTATAGAGAAAGAAACATTTttgtaatttgaattaaaaagaaaaaggaaacatttaatttaaatgattaaagaaaataCTCATGAAGCAGCTAGCAAGCATGATTCTTTATCTTGATTTGATTCtagcctctcttttttttttttttttttttttctaattttttttcttatggaAATCTTTCTAATGAAGCAAAGAATATTAAGTAAACTATTTATGAAAGTGAAAAACCGTACCGGCTTTCCTTCAAGCTTGTGTCCACAACCAGGACACTGCTTAGATCCACACAATTGGTGCTCTTCAAGCTTTGCATCAATTAGATCAGAACTGCTTATGGATCCCAACTGATGACTACTCTTAttcattgctttttttttttttttggttattggTAGATAAttgattctttctttttctaaactATTACCTCAGCTAAAATTCTTCCAtatgatcctctaaggaaatcTTGGTATCAGGCAGAACCCTTTGAAAAGCTTCATAGATATCAAGAATCCTGTGGActataaaacaaacaaaacattaATATCTTTCAGAAACGAAAAGAATATTATTACTAGTAATTAATAAAATCCAAGATCCCTCCCTCGACCAAGAAGAGAAAATCCTATAAAAACTAGCAACATATACTATAACTCAAACATGGTGtgtatttaaaaagaaaaaaaaaaacaaatagtaACAAGTTAAGAGTAGTACCCTAAAAAACTGGAAAAAGGGAGGagaagaggtgaaagaagagagaagaataAGGGGGGTGAGGATGAAGATATATATAAAACCAACTTTAACCCCTCCAGAATTCCCTCTTACTTTAACTGAAGCCAATTAagagataaagaaaaaaaggtgcCACATAAGATAAATATCCCTGTCTTCTATATGCCCTACCTTTAACTTCCCCTTTGCTAATTTAAGCAATGCATGAAGACCTTTTTTCTCTGTTTTTTCTCTATGTATGTTtatgtgtgagagagagagagagagagaaggaaaatataagaaagaaagaaaacctgagtcggttttttttttctgtgtCCGTCTCTCTCTTTGTTTGTAAAGCTCTAAAGCAACCTTCTTACACCTTTGTTTCGAGTCCCCTTGACTACTAAAGCAAAAGCTTCGGAACGGCCTTCACAAAAGCacaaccccacccccacaccCCCAACACACACCCTGCTTTCTGTTTCTTaactaaaaatattaaaagttaCTTATACAAATTTCCTCGACACTCCTAACATGGGATGCTTTAAGAGCTGCCTAAGTTACTTATTTCCCCCGTCTCATTTCATATGAGGGTGTTTGACTGGCCACCGAgtttaataaatatggaaaaacttTTAGAGCTTATGATCTAAAACAAGCCTTAATtgtttgtgtggttgtaaatcatttcattataagagtaaaagagaaattttgaagttaaattatttctaaatatagaaaggcgtcattctttttttactgactaaaaatgaaagagcaacatataaaatgggatggagggagtatataaatTGACAATGTAAAGATTTTTTACTCAATTTAATCTGTGACAAAATGTTAGTTACAAATTTAATCAGCGATATTACTGTATCGTATAAGTGACATGTtagtgcaattttttttttttttttttaggtaatATTAGTGTATAAAATCTAAACTCTATAAAATAAAGCCCGACTATCTACCACTATAAAATTTGACAGAATAAAGTAGTACATGATTTGAATAAATAAGAATACATGTAAGATATGAAGAAACAATCCCTTTTAGGTACTTTGCAAAggaatatttatttatactcCGTCTGTCTTTAGTAATTAGCTCACAAAGTACTACTAGTACATTTGATGTATTTATTCGATTCTCTTTTTGACGAGAAAATAAAGAGGGGGAAATTAAAcagtttttttttcatatataattttaatttctaaaaatattaaGAATTACAGGCTCCTTTatgaaatgaaacaaaagataatttagtgaaaggaaataaaatgaTAGTAATTCACATGGGTTTTGAACTAATCATGATTCTTTTGGCATGTATTGTCACTGAAAGATATACGaagagataaagaaaagagagagagagagagacacgGAGTATGGGTGGTgtttggggttggggggggggggggggggcgctgTACAAGATTGCTTGATATGCAAGGAAAATAAGCAGTATACTTGATGGACCGCCACCACCCTTGTAATTAAATAATACGTAATGTTCATGTATATACATtataatatacatgtattttaTTTCACAACTTAGATTTACACCTAATGAAATTGAGAGTCCGAAACCTAAATGACCCGataaaaatcaaaatgaaccagaataccccaagaaaaaaagttgttaccaaagtacctttaacgcagGAATTACGCAAGAAATTCCTACGTTAAAGGAGTTAATCGTAACAGCTCAGTTAACTCCTTTAACGCAGGAATTTCCTGCGTTAATGACATCATTTCCTATAATGCAGGAATTTTCTGCGTTATTTGGCCTTAAtagatttgatttttttggggggctCTTTCGTTGAAATTCGCACTTTTCCCGTACTTTGgtcatagattaatcatgctttagGCTTTggaacgtcaatattttatatagaaccctattttttattttttattttatttttttacgaTTAATAatataggctcaatacatcaaggatatgcAAAAGATCGGGTCgttgttttagtggttgaaaagtgctcgaaataagtttttgtttgaaaacttgttatcattagctttaagtttaCTAATTTTTAAGGTTTaaatttaagcgtgttattttaaaattaatgcataactttatttcgaatatgtcacgatttttttttttttatgattaattTAGGATGTCACACGAGTTAGTTATAAATGCTAATAAACttagataatatttataaatataaatagataccCAAAAAATATAATGTTTACTTAAATTGTAGAACTCAATTGCATATACACTATCGCGAATGGGTCCCAC
This genomic window contains:
- the LOC132041376 gene encoding LOW QUALITY PROTEIN: NAC domain-containing protein 75-like (The sequence of the model RefSeq protein was modified relative to this genomic sequence to represent the inferred CDS: deleted 2 bases in 1 codon) produces the protein MNKSSHQLGSISSSDLIDAKLEEHQLCGSKQCPGCGHKLEGKPDWVGLPAGVKFDPTDQELIEHLEAKVVSKESKSHPLIDEFIPTIEGEDGICYTHPEKLPGVTRDGLSRHFFHRPSKAYTTGTRKRRKIQTECQDLQAGGETRWHKTGKTRPVMVNGKQRGCKKILVLYTNFGKNRKPEKTNWVMHQYHLGQHEEEKEGELVVSKIFYQTQPRQCNWSNTTSSAGGGDQANSDNVNSRRDSGSGSCSSSKDINNTNIPSSHRDELSAAVCAAMSTYTTMDNIQQFKPEHFSFLPFRKTFDHEAGIVVGEGSIAREGGPAAAAAADERDMGEPHDPQLHQHQHQHQHQQHHLVSTTAFHISRPTPPISAILTPPPLHNTSVILGEDAFHVPRSIILPNDNFQTIHDHKYDYVRVVLIECIIFRQQQQQQQQQQHHKLGGRSASELEQLIMGCTSTDIKGESSIANSQDADWLKYSHFWPDPDNPDHHG